In one Sphingomonas sanguinis genomic region, the following are encoded:
- a CDS encoding SOS response-associated peptidase, protein MCNLYNIKVDPRTYFDALAAVDDASNTLEVEKDYAAPGKPGYVVRVEEGRRVLSTMRWGFPTRKPRKRPARDGELPFLYDWWTNARNMQSNMWKPWLLKAEHRCLVPFTRFAEPKAAGDRQGPGDTNWWFTVEDQPAPCFAGLWKVDQDHDRVYAFCTTEPNPLVAPKHPKAMPVILLAEDQERWLTAPVEEALSLLTAYPSQLMSIA, encoded by the coding sequence ATGTGTAATCTTTACAATATCAAGGTCGATCCGCGGACCTATTTCGACGCGCTTGCTGCAGTCGACGATGCGAGCAACACGCTGGAGGTCGAGAAGGATTACGCGGCGCCCGGCAAACCCGGCTATGTCGTTCGTGTCGAGGAGGGCCGGCGGGTGCTCAGCACAATGCGTTGGGGCTTCCCGACCCGCAAACCGCGCAAGCGCCCGGCGCGCGACGGGGAACTGCCCTTTCTCTACGACTGGTGGACGAACGCCCGGAATATGCAGAGCAATATGTGGAAGCCGTGGCTGCTGAAGGCGGAGCATCGCTGCCTGGTGCCGTTCACCCGCTTTGCCGAACCCAAGGCCGCTGGTGATCGCCAGGGCCCCGGCGACACCAACTGGTGGTTCACCGTCGAGGATCAGCCAGCGCCGTGTTTCGCCGGGCTTTGGAAGGTCGACCAGGATCATGACCGGGTCTATGCATTCTGCACGACCGAGCCCAATCCGCTGGTTGCGCCCAAGCATCCCAAGGCGATGCCGGTCATCCTCCTGGCCGAAGATCAGGAACGCTGGCTGACTGCCCCGGTGGAGGAGGCGCTTAGCTTACTGACCGCCTATCCCTCGCAGCTGATGAGCATCGCCTGA
- a CDS encoding alpha-ketoglutarate-dependent dioxygenase AlkB codes for MTSDLFDTPILPGLRMQPDLIDQAEEQMLIARIDAADLTPFRFQGWTGKRLTTSFGWSYDFEVGRPIEAPPIPDWLRPFRERVAVFGQLDPEDLIQVLLIRYDPGAGIGWHRDRPIYGHVLGLSLGEPAIMRFRRRRAGRFERAAAPLEPRAAYHLSGPARHEWEHSIVALERPRWSITFRSLAARP; via the coding sequence ATGACCTCCGATTTGTTCGATACCCCGATCTTGCCCGGCCTTCGCATGCAGCCTGACCTGATCGACCAAGCCGAAGAGCAGATGCTGATCGCGCGCATCGACGCGGCCGATCTGACGCCGTTCCGTTTCCAGGGATGGACGGGCAAGCGTCTGACGACGTCATTTGGCTGGAGTTATGATTTTGAGGTGGGACGTCCAATCGAGGCGCCTCCGATCCCCGACTGGCTGCGTCCATTCCGGGAGCGAGTGGCGGTTTTCGGGCAGTTGGACCCCGAAGACCTGATCCAGGTGCTGCTGATCCGCTATGACCCGGGGGCGGGGATCGGATGGCATCGTGATCGACCGATCTATGGTCACGTCCTTGGGCTTTCACTTGGCGAGCCCGCGATCATGCGGTTTCGCCGCCGGCGAGCTGGCAGATTCGAAAGAGCCGCCGCACCATTGGAGCCGCGTGCGGCCTATCATCTGAGTGGGCCGGCCCGTCATGAATGGGAGCACAGCATCGTCGCTCTCGAGCGGCCGCGCTGGTCTATTACCTTCCGCAGTCTGGCAGCGCGCCCCTGA
- a CDS encoding NAD(P)-dependent alcohol dehydrogenase — protein sequence MTEMRSITTAVVRDQGAPFAIEEAKIASPQGGEVLVRIVAVGVCHTDIIVRDQYYPVPLPAVLGHEGAGVVEAVGPGVTAVEPGDHVVLSFASCGVCGPCLTGHPAHCGDFFALNFGGGRKDGSTATCDAHGGALHDHFFGQSSFGSFAMAHERNIVKVAKDAPLELLGPLGCGIQTGAGAVLRALEVPSGASFAAFGSGAVGLSAIMAARVAGATTIIAVDVTPSRLDLAKELGATHVVNSRETDAVEAIREITGGGADFTLESSGRPEVLRQAIDALTIMGTCGIVGAPKLGTEASFDVNMVMVPGKRIMGIVEGDVVPQVFIPELIALHAQGRFPFDRLVKFYDFADINQAVADSESGVTIKPILRLPA from the coding sequence ATGACCGAGATGCGCAGCATCACCACCGCCGTGGTTCGCGACCAGGGTGCACCCTTTGCGATCGAGGAAGCGAAAATTGCGTCACCGCAAGGGGGCGAGGTGCTCGTGCGGATCGTGGCGGTGGGGGTGTGCCACACCGACATCATCGTGCGCGACCAATATTACCCCGTCCCGCTGCCCGCCGTCCTCGGCCATGAAGGTGCGGGCGTGGTCGAGGCGGTGGGGCCGGGCGTGACCGCCGTCGAGCCGGGCGACCATGTCGTGCTCAGCTTCGCGTCGTGCGGCGTCTGCGGTCCGTGCCTGACCGGTCACCCGGCGCATTGCGGCGATTTCTTCGCGCTGAACTTCGGCGGTGGCCGCAAGGACGGCTCGACGGCCACGTGCGATGCCCATGGCGGGGCGCTGCACGATCACTTCTTCGGCCAGTCCTCCTTTGGCAGTTTCGCGATGGCGCACGAGCGCAACATCGTGAAGGTCGCCAAGGACGCGCCGCTGGAACTGCTCGGGCCGCTCGGTTGCGGTATCCAGACCGGGGCAGGAGCCGTATTGCGCGCGTTGGAAGTGCCGTCGGGGGCCAGCTTTGCCGCCTTTGGTTCGGGGGCGGTCGGCCTCAGCGCGATCATGGCGGCGCGCGTCGCGGGCGCGACCACGATCATCGCGGTCGACGTGACGCCCAGTCGGCTCGACCTCGCGAAGGAACTGGGCGCCACGCATGTCGTCAACAGCCGGGAGACCGATGCGGTGGAAGCGATCCGCGAGATCACCGGCGGCGGCGCGGACTTCACGCTGGAGAGCAGCGGTCGGCCAGAGGTTCTGCGCCAGGCGATCGACGCGCTGACCATCATGGGGACCTGCGGCATCGTCGGCGCGCCAAAGCTGGGCACCGAAGCGAGCTTCGACGTGAACATGGTCATGGTGCCGGGCAAGCGCATCATGGGCATCGTGGAGGGCGATGTCGTGCCGCAGGTCTTCATCCCCGAGCTGATCGCGCTCCACGCCCAGGGGCGCTTCCCCTTCGACCGGCTGGTGAAATTCTATGATTTCGCCGATATCAACCAGGCGGTCGCCGACAGCGAAAGCGGCGTGACGATCAAGCCCATTTTGCGGCTGCCCGCCTGA
- a CDS encoding MBL fold metallo-hydrolase: MARNRYYDGPPSDHFDGTRFFNPGQPSTDRGLRAILRWKLAGAAAKWPKSVPVTPARPEARVDGLCLTMVGHASLLIQAAGVNILTDPVWSERASPFRRVGQKRVTAPGIAFDDLPPIDVVLLSHGHYDHLDVDTLRRLHAAHDPLMAMPLGNDAIVRAAVPAARCMTGDWWDRLDLVGSIATTLTPANHWSNRWPSDTRMTLWSGHYLDTPAGAIWFVGDTGYGDGRIFGEVRERLGAPDIALIPIGAYAPRWFMAAQHVDPADAVRIFNGVGAGRALGIHWGTFQLTDEARDAPVEELATALRAASIAPECFVAAEASGVYRFA, translated from the coding sequence ATGGCCCGCAACCGCTATTATGACGGTCCGCCGAGCGATCACTTCGACGGTACGCGCTTCTTCAATCCGGGGCAGCCCAGTACCGATCGAGGCTTGCGCGCCATCCTGCGCTGGAAGCTGGCGGGGGCTGCTGCCAAATGGCCGAAGTCGGTGCCGGTGACGCCCGCCAGGCCCGAGGCGCGCGTCGATGGCCTGTGCTTGACGATGGTCGGCCATGCTTCGCTGCTGATCCAGGCGGCAGGGGTGAACATCCTCACCGATCCGGTCTGGTCGGAGCGTGCTAGTCCATTCCGCCGCGTCGGGCAGAAGCGGGTGACCGCACCGGGGATAGCATTCGACGACCTGCCCCCGATCGATGTCGTGCTGCTGAGCCACGGCCATTACGACCATCTCGATGTCGACACGCTGCGGCGCCTTCACGCCGCGCACGATCCGCTGATGGCGATGCCGCTCGGCAACGATGCGATCGTCCGGGCGGCGGTCCCGGCAGCGCGGTGTATGACCGGCGACTGGTGGGACCGGCTCGACCTCGTCGGGAGCATCGCGACAACGCTGACCCCGGCCAACCACTGGTCGAACCGCTGGCCGAGCGACACACGCATGACGCTGTGGAGCGGGCATTATCTGGACACGCCCGCCGGGGCGATCTGGTTCGTTGGCGACACGGGCTATGGCGACGGACGCATCTTCGGCGAGGTTCGCGAGCGGCTTGGTGCGCCGGACATCGCCCTCATCCCGATCGGTGCCTATGCGCCGAGGTGGTTCATGGCCGCACAGCATGTCGACCCGGCCGACGCCGTAAGGATTTTCAACGGTGTAGGGGCAGGGCGAGCGCTGGGTATTCACTGGGGCACATTTCAGCTGACCGATGAAGCACGCGATGCGCCCGTTGAGGAGCTGGCGACGGCACTGCGTGCCGCGAGTATCGCACCCGAATGCTTCGTCGCGGCCGAAGCGAGCGGTGTTTACCGCTTCGCCTAG
- a CDS encoding exonuclease domain-containing protein produces the protein MPTSSLNETDPDFVVVDVETACSRVSSICQIGIVGFKNGIETFAYETLIDPLDHFSSFNTRIHGITSDHVVGAPTFGDVHSTINAHLAGRITVAHSFFDKGALGAACAIHQRDVIGTTWLDSVRVAKRAWPELPSHRLNVLSKFLGIRHKHHDALSDARAAGIVIVRAIEHTGMGLSGWLAPARARRGPAPKAAADGPLKGERVALLGAARDGKLARCLAEAGARIMSGVGTTTTMLVISDDQPFGRFVSGHAEYRRAEEMRKQGASIKIVLETEMLTRMQR, from the coding sequence TTGCCCACGTCTTCGCTGAATGAGACTGATCCAGACTTCGTTGTCGTCGACGTAGAGACGGCTTGCTCACGCGTCAGCAGCATCTGCCAGATCGGCATTGTCGGCTTCAAGAACGGGATCGAGACATTCGCGTATGAAACACTGATCGATCCACTGGACCATTTCTCATCGTTCAACACCCGCATCCACGGGATCACCAGTGATCATGTCGTCGGAGCACCGACCTTCGGCGACGTACACTCTACCATCAATGCTCATCTGGCAGGCCGGATCACGGTTGCGCATTCCTTCTTCGACAAGGGCGCGCTTGGTGCCGCCTGCGCGATTCATCAGCGTGATGTAATCGGGACGACGTGGCTCGATAGCGTTCGCGTTGCCAAGCGTGCCTGGCCCGAACTGCCCAGCCATCGGCTGAACGTGCTGAGCAAGTTCCTGGGCATTCGGCACAAACATCACGATGCACTCAGTGACGCCCGCGCCGCTGGCATCGTGATCGTGCGCGCAATCGAGCATACCGGTATGGGCCTTTCCGGATGGCTCGCACCCGCACGCGCCCGGCGCGGCCCGGCCCCCAAGGCAGCTGCGGATGGTCCCCTGAAAGGTGAGCGGGTGGCCCTACTGGGCGCTGCTCGAGATGGAAAACTGGCACGATGTCTGGCGGAAGCCGGGGCGCGGATCATGTCAGGGGTCGGCACCACCACAACGATGCTCGTCATCAGTGACGACCAACCCTTTGGCCGCTTTGTGTCAGGTCATGCCGAATATCGCCGCGCTGAAGAGATGCGGAAGCAAGGAGCATCGATCAAGATTGTACTGGAGACGGAGATGCTAACCCGGATGCAGCGCTAA
- a CDS encoding benzaldehyde dehydrogenase yields the protein MTSLLDAAHLDGRFFDGHWIEGGQGYDVLEPATGGAVLARAASVDAATVTKTATAARAAQQGWAAATADVRAGIFVQAAALARAHAEEIVTWTMRESGSVRAKAEFELAITIKAIELAAAMPHQAQGLVLPSEPGRLSLARRRPLGVVGVIAPFNFPLYLAMRAVAPALAVGNAVMLKPDPRTAICGGLVIARLFELAGLPAGVLSVLPGGGEAGAALCADPNVAMIQFTGSTGAGRKVGEAASRHLKKVSLELGGKNTLIVLDDADLDLATRNAAWGAWLHQGQICMTAGRILVHRAIFDAFATRLAEKAKALPVGDPMSGTVAIGPLISQPQLDHAIDIVERSVAAGARLLAGGKAEGLCLAPTVLEGVKPGMAAFEEEIFGPVAVLVPFDTDDEAVALANDTEYGLSAAVISKDVGRAMALGERLRAGLLHINDQTVNDEVVNPFGGVGASGNGSAIGGPANWEEFTHWQWVTVKGAAPAYPF from the coding sequence ATGACATCCCTGCTCGACGCCGCGCATCTCGACGGCCGGTTCTTCGACGGACACTGGATCGAGGGCGGCCAAGGCTATGACGTCCTCGAACCGGCGACCGGTGGTGCAGTTCTGGCGCGGGCCGCCTCGGTCGATGCCGCGACGGTCACCAAAACGGCGACGGCCGCTCGCGCCGCGCAGCAGGGCTGGGCCGCAGCGACGGCGGATGTCCGGGCGGGCATCTTCGTCCAGGCAGCGGCGCTGGCGCGGGCGCATGCCGAGGAGATCGTGACCTGGACCATGCGGGAAAGCGGTTCGGTGCGCGCCAAGGCGGAGTTCGAGCTGGCGATCACGATCAAGGCGATCGAGCTGGCGGCGGCGATGCCGCATCAGGCGCAGGGGCTCGTCCTGCCCAGCGAGCCGGGGCGGCTGAGCCTGGCGCGCCGTCGTCCGCTCGGCGTGGTCGGGGTGATCGCGCCGTTCAACTTTCCGCTCTATCTGGCGATGCGCGCGGTGGCGCCCGCGCTGGCGGTGGGCAATGCGGTGATGCTCAAGCCCGACCCGCGCACGGCGATCTGCGGCGGGCTGGTGATCGCGCGTCTGTTCGAGCTGGCCGGGCTGCCCGCAGGCGTGCTGTCGGTGCTGCCCGGCGGCGGCGAGGCGGGCGCGGCACTCTGCGCGGACCCGAATGTCGCGATGATCCAGTTCACCGGCTCGACCGGCGCGGGCCGAAAGGTCGGCGAGGCAGCGAGCCGTCACCTCAAGAAGGTCTCGCTGGAACTGGGTGGCAAGAACACGCTGATCGTGTTGGACGATGCCGATCTCGACCTCGCGACGCGCAACGCCGCCTGGGGGGCATGGCTGCATCAGGGGCAGATCTGCATGACGGCGGGCCGCATCCTGGTGCACCGTGCGATCTTCGACGCCTTTGCTACCCGACTGGCCGAGAAGGCGAAGGCGCTGCCGGTGGGCGATCCGATGTCGGGCACGGTCGCGATCGGCCCGCTGATCAGCCAGCCGCAACTCGACCATGCGATCGATATCGTCGAACGCAGCGTCGCCGCCGGGGCGCGCCTTCTGGCGGGCGGCAAGGCCGAGGGACTATGCCTCGCCCCGACCGTGCTGGAAGGGGTAAAGCCGGGCATGGCGGCGTTCGAGGAGGAGATTTTCGGCCCCGTCGCGGTGCTGGTGCCGTTTGACACGGACGACGAGGCGGTCGCGCTCGCCAACGACACCGAATATGGTCTGTCGGCGGCGGTGATCTCGAAGGATGTCGGCCGAGCCATGGCGCTGGGCGAACGGCTGCGCGCGGGCCTGCTCCACATCAACGATCAGACGGTGAACGACGAGGTGGTCAATCCCTTCGGCGGGGTGGGCGCTTCCGGTAACGGCTCCGCGATCGGCGGCCCGGCCAATTGGGAGGAGTTCACCCATTGGCAGTGGGTGACGGTGAAGGGCGCCGCGCCCGCCTATCCCTTCTGA
- a CDS encoding ImuA family protein, with amino-acid sequence MMSSTAPPLETLACLRGAIGAVGGGEGAVLPFGIKAVDTRLTGGGLALGGLHETSSATPTLTDDAAATLFAVGIAARAAALSGRRVLWALTRFDLYAPGLEQAGLSPATLFFAEVREDKDVLAVMEDGLRHGGLAAVVGEVKRADMVATRRLQLAAMTGNTPALLSRRWRRQGTCPLTELSAAMTRWRIACAPSTPLPAPGVGRARWMVELARQRGGPGFTMDLEACDDTGRLALPAASRDRATATAGAAARAA; translated from the coding sequence ATGATGTCTTCTACCGCCCCACCCCTAGAAACATTGGCCTGCCTGCGGGGCGCCATAGGCGCTGTAGGCGGCGGTGAGGGTGCGGTCCTGCCTTTCGGCATCAAGGCGGTAGACACGCGATTGACGGGCGGCGGCCTGGCGCTCGGCGGTCTGCACGAGACGTCTTCGGCCACACCGACCCTTACAGATGATGCAGCTGCCACGCTGTTCGCGGTCGGGATTGCCGCGCGCGCAGCAGCGCTGAGCGGCCGCCGGGTGCTCTGGGCGCTCACCCGGTTCGACCTCTATGCGCCGGGTCTCGAACAGGCCGGGCTCAGCCCTGCAACGCTGTTCTTCGCTGAGGTACGTGAGGACAAGGACGTTCTGGCCGTCATGGAGGATGGCTTGCGTCATGGCGGGCTTGCAGCGGTCGTCGGCGAGGTAAAGCGCGCCGACATGGTTGCGACCCGGCGACTGCAGCTGGCGGCCATGACGGGAAATACCCCTGCCCTGCTTTCGCGCCGCTGGCGCCGACAGGGCACCTGCCCGCTGACCGAGCTGTCGGCGGCGATGACACGGTGGCGGATCGCCTGTGCGCCCTCCACGCCGCTTCCCGCTCCAGGGGTCGGCCGCGCGCGCTGGATGGTCGAGCTGGCGCGCCAGCGCGGTGGCCCGGGCTTCACGATGGACTTGGAGGCATGCGATGACACGGGTCGCCTCGCTCTACCTGCCGCATCTCGCGATCGAGCGACTGCGACGGCTGGAGCGGCCGCGCGCGCTGCCTGA
- the dinB gene encoding DNA polymerase IV, with translation MVTRKIIHVDMDAFFASVEQRDDPNLRGRPVAVGSAAARGVVAAASYEARKFGVRSALPSVTALRRCPDLLFVRPRFEVYREVSRQIHAVFGRYTDLIQPLSLDEAYLDVTADKQGLETAWRTAKAIRADILAETGLTASAGISYNKFLAKLASDHRKPNGQFAVTPEMGAAWVETLPVDRFHGVGPVTARKMKGLGIETGADLRAKPLEFLQAHFGSSAHWYYSIARGEDDRPVNPNRVRKSSGSETTFDRDLVEAAEIEAGVLQMADDVWRWCESRQAFGRTVTVKVKYGDFHQITRRRSQPMVVATRDALHRAALELIRSVLPTQKGVRLVGVTVSNFADAQATTAPELAIFAEAAA, from the coding sequence ATGGTCACGCGCAAGATCATTCACGTCGATATGGACGCCTTTTTCGCGTCGGTTGAGCAGCGCGATGATCCCAATCTCCGGGGGCGCCCGGTCGCGGTCGGCTCTGCAGCGGCGCGGGGCGTGGTCGCAGCGGCGAGCTATGAAGCGCGCAAGTTCGGCGTGCGGTCGGCCCTGCCGTCGGTAACGGCGCTGCGCCGTTGTCCGGACCTTCTCTTCGTGCGGCCGCGGTTCGAGGTTTACCGCGAGGTCTCCCGCCAGATCCACGCGGTCTTTGGCCGCTACACGGACCTGATCCAGCCGCTGTCGCTCGACGAGGCCTATCTCGACGTGACTGCTGACAAGCAGGGACTCGAGACGGCCTGGCGAACCGCCAAGGCGATCCGTGCCGACATCCTGGCAGAGACCGGGCTGACGGCGTCGGCTGGCATCTCGTACAACAAGTTCCTGGCCAAACTCGCGTCCGATCACCGTAAGCCCAATGGGCAGTTCGCGGTGACGCCGGAGATGGGCGCCGCATGGGTTGAGACGCTGCCGGTCGACCGGTTCCACGGAGTGGGGCCGGTCACTGCCAGGAAAATGAAGGGTCTCGGTATCGAGACGGGTGCAGACCTGAGGGCCAAGCCGCTGGAGTTCCTGCAAGCGCATTTCGGCAGCTCGGCTCATTGGTACTATTCGATTGCGCGCGGAGAAGATGACCGGCCGGTCAATCCCAACCGGGTCCGCAAGTCATCCGGATCAGAGACGACGTTCGACCGTGACCTGGTCGAAGCGGCGGAGATCGAAGCGGGCGTCTTGCAAATGGCGGATGACGTCTGGCGATGGTGTGAGAGCCGACAGGCATTTGGACGAACCGTGACGGTGAAGGTCAAATATGGCGACTTCCACCAGATCACGCGCAGGCGCAGTCAGCCCATGGTCGTGGCGACGCGCGATGCGCTGCACCGCGCCGCCCTCGAATTGATCCGATCGGTGTTGCCGACCCAGAAGGGTGTTCGGCTGGTCGGCGTGACGGTGTCGAATTTTGCTGACGCCCAAGCCACCACGGCCCCTGAACTGGCAATCTTTGCAGAGGCGGCAGCATGA
- the pcaD gene encoding 3-oxoadipate enol-lactonase, with amino-acid sequence MPFVTSDGAAIYWKVEGETDRPRLVLLNSIGTDMDLWSPVLPLLREHVALLRIDTRGHGASDAPPGDYSLAGLARDIAAVMDAAGWDKAQVAGVSLGGMIAMQMALDMPERVTGLIPICTSATMDRAAWTTRVDTVRRDGMAGIVDLAMSRFLSPAFIAERPGHAATIRHGLLTMRAEGYAGCAAAIRDMALSDRLGGIACPTLVVSGDQDSSTPYVGHGEHLVSAIPGARHIALPAAHLAPLEAPDALADAILNHRS; translated from the coding sequence ATGCCGTTCGTCACATCCGATGGGGCCGCCATCTATTGGAAGGTCGAGGGCGAAACCGACCGGCCGCGCCTCGTGCTGCTCAATTCGATCGGCACCGACATGGATCTGTGGAGCCCGGTCCTGCCGCTGCTCCGCGAACACGTCGCCTTGCTGAGGATCGACACGCGAGGGCACGGCGCGTCGGACGCGCCGCCGGGCGACTATAGCCTGGCCGGGCTGGCCCGTGACATCGCGGCAGTGATGGACGCGGCCGGATGGGACAAGGCCCAGGTCGCTGGCGTGTCGCTGGGCGGCATGATCGCGATGCAGATGGCGCTGGACATGCCGGAGCGGGTGACGGGCCTGATACCGATCTGCACCTCCGCCACGATGGACCGTGCCGCATGGACCACGCGCGTCGATACGGTGCGCCGCGACGGCATGGCGGGGATCGTTGATCTGGCCATGTCGCGTTTCCTCTCCCCCGCCTTCATCGCCGAGCGGCCCGGCCATGCGGCGACGATCCGTCACGGACTGCTCACCATGCGGGCCGAGGGCTATGCCGGATGCGCCGCAGCGATCCGCGACATGGCGCTGTCCGACCGGCTAGGCGGGATCGCCTGTCCGACGCTTGTTGTCTCGGGCGACCAGGACAGCTCGACGCCCTATGTCGGCCATGGCGAGCATCTGGTCTCGGCCATTCCCGGCGCGCGGCATATCGCCCTTCCCGCCGCCCATCTCGCGCCGCTCGAAGCGCCCGATGCGCTGGCCGACGCTATCCTGAACCATCGGAGCTGA
- a CDS encoding aldo/keto reductase, which translates to MKTIRLPDGTTIPALGQGTWMMAEDRRVRSEEIAALRGGIDLGLTLIDTAEMYADGESERLVGAAIQGKRDQVFLVSKAYPQNASHDRLPRACEASLTRLGTDRLDLYLLHWRGNVPLGETVEAMERLVDAGKILRWGVSNLDTDDMEELVASGGAACATDQILYNLTRRGPEHDLLPWLAEHAIPTMAYSPVEQGRLVGHAGLCSLADELGATPAQLALAWLLARDNVIAIPKAGRVAHVRDNRAAADLTLNASVLDRLDKLFPRPKGRVPLEML; encoded by the coding sequence ATGAAGACGATCCGCTTGCCAGACGGCACCACTATCCCCGCGCTTGGCCAAGGCACCTGGATGATGGCTGAGGATCGGCGAGTCCGATCAGAAGAAATCGCCGCCCTGCGCGGAGGTATCGATCTCGGTCTGACGCTGATCGATACGGCCGAAATGTACGCTGATGGCGAGTCCGAACGACTCGTCGGAGCGGCGATTCAAGGCAAGCGGGATCAGGTCTTTCTTGTCAGCAAGGCCTATCCGCAGAATGCGTCGCACGATCGCTTGCCCCGCGCCTGCGAGGCTAGTCTCACGCGGCTCGGCACCGACCGGCTCGACCTCTACCTACTGCATTGGCGAGGCAATGTGCCCCTGGGCGAGACCGTGGAGGCGATGGAGCGACTGGTCGACGCCGGCAAGATCCTGCGCTGGGGGGTCAGCAATCTCGACACTGACGATATGGAGGAGCTGGTCGCCAGTGGCGGCGCGGCGTGCGCGACCGACCAGATCCTCTACAATCTGACGCGGCGCGGTCCCGAGCACGACTTGCTGCCCTGGCTTGCCGAACATGCGATCCCGACGATGGCGTACAGCCCCGTCGAGCAGGGCCGCCTCGTCGGCCATGCCGGGTTATGCTCCCTTGCAGACGAACTCGGTGCGACACCCGCCCAGCTAGCGTTGGCTTGGCTGTTGGCGCGCGACAACGTCATCGCCATTCCGAAGGCTGGCCGAGTTGCGCATGTGCGCGACAATCGGGCTGCGGCTGACCTGACCCTCAATGCAAGCGTCCTTGATCGTCTGGACAAGCTGTTCCCCCGACCCAAGGGCCGCGTGCCCTTGGAGATGCTCTAG
- the pcaF gene encoding 3-oxoadipyl-CoA thiolase — MTAAFICDAVRTPIGRLNGALADIRADDLAAVPIRALVERNPGVDWSAVDDSILGCANQAGEDNRNVARMAVLLAGLPEAVPGTTVNRLCGSGLNAVGCAAQAIRSGDAELVIAGGVESMTRAPYVMGKAASAFDRAQKIEDTTLGWRFVNPAMKAAYGVDTMPQTGENVADQWRISREDQDRFALASQQKAAAAIASGRMAAEIVPVTIPQKKGEPRVVTQDEHPRATSLEVLAKLKPVVRADGTVTAGNASGLNDGAAAMIVASEAAAGQHGLTPRARILGMAAAGIAPRIMGAGPIEAARKLCCLTGVAIDDLDVIELNEAFASQAIATLRDLGLAQDDPRVNRNGGAIALGHPLGMSGARIVMTAVEELHRTQGRYALAFMCIGVGQGIALMIERV; from the coding sequence ATGACCGCCGCTTTTATCTGCGACGCCGTTCGGACCCCGATCGGGCGGCTGAACGGCGCGCTGGCCGATATCCGCGCCGACGACCTCGCCGCCGTGCCGATCCGCGCCTTGGTCGAGCGTAACCCGGGCGTCGACTGGAGCGCGGTCGACGACAGCATCCTCGGCTGCGCCAACCAGGCGGGCGAGGACAATCGCAACGTTGCGCGCATGGCCGTATTGCTGGCGGGCCTGCCCGAGGCGGTGCCCGGAACGACGGTTAACCGACTGTGCGGATCGGGCCTCAACGCGGTCGGCTGCGCGGCGCAGGCGATCCGCTCGGGGGATGCCGAATTGGTCATCGCGGGCGGCGTCGAGAGCATGACCCGCGCGCCCTATGTCATGGGCAAGGCCGCCTCCGCCTTCGACCGCGCACAGAAGATCGAGGACACCACGCTCGGCTGGCGTTTCGTCAACCCGGCGATGAAGGCGGCCTACGGCGTCGACACGATGCCGCAGACGGGCGAGAATGTCGCCGATCAATGGCGCATCTCGCGCGAGGATCAGGACCGGTTCGCGCTGGCCAGCCAGCAAAAGGCCGCCGCCGCGATCGCCAGCGGGCGGATGGCAGCCGAGATCGTCCCCGTCACCATCCCCCAGAAAAAGGGCGAGCCGCGCGTCGTCACGCAGGACGAACATCCGCGCGCGACCAGCCTCGAGGTCCTCGCAAAGCTGAAGCCCGTCGTCCGCGCCGACGGCACCGTGACCGCGGGCAACGCCTCCGGCCTGAATGACGGGGCGGCCGCGATGATCGTCGCGTCCGAAGCGGCGGCGGGGCAACACGGCCTGACGCCCCGCGCACGCATTCTGGGCATGGCCGCCGCCGGGATCGCGCCGCGCATCATGGGCGCCGGACCGATCGAAGCGGCGCGCAAGCTGTGCTGCCTGACCGGCGTGGCGATCGACGATCTCGATGTGATCGAACTCAACGAAGCCTTTGCCAGCCAGGCGATCGCGACCCTGCGCGACCTGGGGCTGGCGCAGGACGACCCCCGCGTGAACCGCAACGGCGGGGCCATCGCGCTGGGGCATCCGCTGGGCATGTCGGGCGCGCGGATCGTCATGACCGCCGTCGAGGAACTGCACCGGACGCAAGGACGCTACGCGCTGGCCTTCATGTGCATCGGCGTGGGCCAGGGCATTGCCCTGATGATCGAACGGGTCTGA